The Methanoregula sp. UBA64 region CAAGCGCTGCCCGGTGGCGGGCTGCAACCGGGCCCTCTCCCGGCAGAACTACTGCCCGATCCACGAGATCCAGAACGATTTTGCCTACGATCTGCGGATCAAGGGCTGGCTGGATGACGGCGAGAAGACGCACAACCTGCTTTTGAAGCGCGATACGGTCGAGGCCCTCACGGGCATGACGCTCGACCAGGCAAAAGAGATCGCGGAGAACAATCCGCTCGGGATGGACGAAGTATTCCTCCAGATGCGGGAGAAAGTGCTCGGCCGGTACGTGACCTGCAAGGGCCGCGAGATCGAGAACCGGCTGCTCGCTAACTCCTGCGAGAAAGTAGCATTCGATTCATCGGAGCACACGAAGCTGCTCAACCGGGCCGGGGGTGCGTAAATGAGCGCGAACCCCTCGGAAATGGGCGGCGGCCGGCGCGAAGGCAGCTTCGAGCGCGAGCCCGCACGCCGGGTCTTTGCCGCAGAGCTCCGCGAGTGCCGGTACCAGTTCAAGGACGGCACCGATGAGAAGAGCCCGACGTTTGTGCTCTTACCCACGGGCGAGCGCAGTAACCGGATCTTCATTGTCGGGACGCTGACCGAGAAGACCCGGCAAGGCGAGCAGAACGTCTTTTACCGGGGCCGGGTGATCGACCCGACCGGTACGTTCTTTGTGATGGCGGGAAGCTACCAGCCCGAGGCCATGCAGCAACTGGCAAAGATCGAGGCCCCGGCCTTTGTCGCAGTCATAGGAAAGCCGAACCTGTACCAGAAGCCGGACGGTTCGTATCTCGTCTCCGTCCGGGTCGAATCGATCACGGTCGTGGACAAGGACACCCGGGATCTCTGGACGCTCGATGCGGCCGAAAGAACCCTCGACCGGCTCGATGCGCTCAGGGAGGGCACGAGCCCGGACATCGTCAAGGCAAAAGAGCAGTACCCCATTGTAGACCCGGTCGTGTACCGGAAGATGGTGTACGATGCGCTGGCGCAGATTAAGATGTAAAATTTTTTGAAGCAAACGTTTCTCATATTGACGGAGACAGATCTTTGTAAAAAAATAAAATCCCGATCAAAATATCCTGATTTTGATAGTTAAGTTTTTTTAAAGTCTTTGATCATTATAAAAAAATTGGATTAATCAATCTTTATTTTGTATATCCTGCTGTGCCAATTCGGTAAGCATTTGAGAATTAAATTGGATCCATTCTTCCGATTCATATTCGTTGTGTAACTGATCGGTAACAAATCCCTTTAATTCTAAAACTTCACCCACAAGATTTTTTTTGTTTAGAATTATTTTATCCCCAATAAGTTCGAGAACCTCCCAAAGCTCTTTACGATCATTTTGTGCATTTCCTGGATTTACAATGGATGCCATAAAGGGCTTTATTTTCGGCATTACTATCTCCGTAACGGGAAGATCTAGAGTATAACTCAAATTATTTAATGTAGGATTTTTATTTGCCGGTTTTTTTGGTTTGGGTGGAAGATCATATGGAGGTTCTTCATCAAAGTCAATAATAATCCCATTTTTTGTTTTTACACCACATTTATCCAAATAGATTGTCTTTCCACCGGTGTTTACAATTGATACCTCAAAAAAATGAAATTTGTCTTTTTCAATAAATTTCAAATCTACTATAGCGTCCGTTCGATTCTCATACCGACCAATAATAAAACTAATTACGACAAGAACAAGCGTAATCACAGAAATGCTTGCAACAATATTTCCAGTGTAGTAAAAAATGCATATAAAAAGAATAAGTGAGACAATAATCGAGCCTATTATTTGAAGCAGGTATTTTGGTATTGAATGCTTTCCATTTAGAGAGAAATTACAAATTTTCTTTCGTGCAACTTTCATATTTTCAGCAATACTTTTCAGATCCATAACCAACGAGAATTATGTGAGTCTCAATATAAATTCCGGTGGTCCCGGGGTGTGAAAGTAAAAACGATTCCTCCCGCCGCCCCCGAAGGGACGCCCCCGCGGCGGGCCGAACGGTGATCTCAGTAACTCCCCGCCCAGCGAGGCCCCGACGAGGCGGCCGAGCGACCCCCGTCAGGGGGTGGGATCCCTCGTTTTGATCCATGGATAGATAGACTCAGTACCTACTCTTTTCCCTCCCAATCCGGGTCCAATCCGGCCCCCGATTCCCCGTTTCCGGACAGTCAATACAGTCTCCAGTGGAAACCGTGTCCACGCTCATAGAAAAATCCAATATAATCGCGTATTTTCAAAAAATAGCCGTTTTAATCGGGATTAGACCGTGCAATTTAGCGGGCTTCCTGCGGCCGCGAAAACCGGGATCGATAGATTGGTCATCCGGCCCTGAGATCGGCCGCGGGAAGGGCATTATGGGCCGTTTCCCGGAAAAGCGACATTTGCGGTTTTCCGGGGAATCGGGACGCAGAATACGGCGCAATCCTGACCTCTCCCTTCTCCCCGGGAAAAGACCGGACCGGGACAAGCCCTGATAATCGGATTCCTCATCGGTTCCCGGGAAAATGAAGGTGTCTTCAGATCTCCCGGTCGCAGACCACAGCAGCCGCCCCGGTATCCGGGTACGTCATGATAACCATGAGCCGGACAGGAACCGTGCTGTTTCCCGCCGCATCGATCCCCGATATCGTTGCTGTTGCCCCTTCACGGTACGCGAGACCCGCCGGGGGATCGATCGTATCGGCCCGGCCCGATGCATTTATTGAATCCTGGCTTCCCACCTGAACTCCGCCAAGCGTTATGCGTTCAACGTACGGGGCGGTCACAAACGTTGCCCGCAGGTCCGGGTGCATAACAAGAGAGATTGAGTCCGGTCCCGTGCGGGTTGCGACCACGTTATCATTGAACAGATATCCTGCCGGCTGGCCCCAGACAAGACCGGCACTTGTCCCGGCATAGAGACCCAAAGGCGGCAGGATCACGATCGCAAGAAAAATGGCCGCCATGATCCCGTGGATTTTTAATTTTGCCGGATTCTTGTGCAGTCCACCGGCCGTTCCCGGGTCCGGCCCGTGCGCAGACCGGGGCTCGCGGAATTCCGCACAGACTGCCGGGAGGATCACCGATGCCCCGAAAATTCCCATCCATTGCGCAGAGCTCAGCAGGAATGCCGAGGTCCCGGTCAGGATCTCAAGGAACGTGATAATTCCAAAAAATACCAGAGCCGTCACAATCCCGGAGATCATGCCGGCAATCCAGAGCCATGAACGGTCTGCCGCACCGGACCGTTCGCCCACCAAAAGACCGGCAAGCGCTAGGGCCACGGAGAAGTACAGGATCAGATGAAGCCCGTAATACCCGGAAAACCAGCGGGCCTCCGGGAGCAGAACCTGCCACAGCCACGTGAGGAAAAGGTAGCCTGCCGCGAGAGCCGCACCGCTGATGCAGCCGAAGATGAGCGTTTGCCGTACGGGTAGCCGCAATTTTTGTTCCGTATCCATATGCCTCTTTAAAGATCCCGGGCGGGAGAGTGGAAATAATTACCGGCCTGTACCGGTGGCCCCTCCCGATACAGAATTCCGTCAAGCAGCCGCACCGGCCAATCCGTAAAGAACCGGCCCATAACGAATATAATATCCCGGGCCAACGTTAGCCTGACCACGTTTCACTCACGGGTTGGGACGGATAAACACGAAAAAAACCATAACCACCACGGGTATCCACCTCCTGCTTGCCGCACTCCTGGTAATTTTTGCCGGCTGCATCGCAGACAAGCCGCAGGCAAACATAACGCCGGCCTCGTCCGCAGCAAATACCACCACTTCCCAAACGCCGGGAACCGTAACAAGCCCGGTCCAGGCAACGATAACGCCAACGCTCACCGCAACGCCATCGCCAGCCGCCAACATCGCCTCGTTCTCGGACCACGGATCTTTTAACGTCCTGCGGGGCAAATCGTTCACGATCACCGGCACCATGCCCGATAAAACGATGACGACCGTGCAGGTCTGGCTGCTGAACGGCAGCATCTCCACCGTGCTCGTGCCGGTACAACCTGACGGGACCTTCTCGGTAACGCTCGATGCCGGCACAACCGCGGCCCTTGGCAGGAATTTTACTTCGGCAATCATCGCCCAGTACCCGGCCCCGCCCGATCGTTTCGCGGTAAACTACGACCCGGCCTCCGGGCAGATCACCGGGTCAGCGGTCCCGGACAGGATCCTCAAAGGAGTAAACGATAAACAGTACTATCCCACAACACAGCAGGATTACCTCTGCCAGGCGATCGACTCCCCTGGCACGAACAACTCGTGCACCGTGACATTCTTAAACGGAGTCGATGCCTGGCTCGACATTGCGCCCATCCTGCCGGGGCCGCCCGGGACCATGACCGTCTCCGGCACCACCAGCCTGCCGGCCGGGACACCGCTTTCCATCGATGTCATCACGGTCAACACGCACCCGACAACTCGGGAATATGACAGTTCTCACGAGATCGCAGGAGGGACCGCTGTCGTTACCGCGGGGACGGACGGGACCAACCATTATTCCGGCACGGTCAACACGTCCCTGCTTAACACCGGCAGGTATTCTGTCAGAGTATCGACGGGTGATGATAACCTTCAGGCCGATGCAAGCACGTATGCGGACATTATCGCACCCACTTCCACAACGTCCTGCACCAAAAACGAGATCAACTGGTCGGAGCTCGCCCTTCCCGCACTCCAGGTAAACGGGAGCCTCCAGCCGGTCCTCCTTGCCGGGGAAATCAAAATTGTTCCGCCCGGGAATTCGACGCAGAACAACGAGGTGCCGTACGGCACGATCATCGACTGCGGAGCGGGCGGGATCTGCCGGGTGTTCGATTCGTCCGGTATACAGTTCCTCACAGCATACGATTCAAACGAGATGCACCAGATGGAAGTCCCAAACGGCGCGATGATCGACTCTGCATCCGGGGGCAATGCTACCGTCATCAGCCTGAACGGGACCGTGGTTTTGACAAAGATCAATGAATGCGCAAACGGGAACTGACTTTTTTTACCGGTCGGGATCCTCTTTTCCCGGTGAAATTTTTATTTTTCGGCATTGAAAAAAAGTCACTTCATGGTGACCTGGCACTGCCGGCCCATAAAAACCCTGCCGTAAATGCAGGACCCCCCACAGGGTCGCATGGTGCATTTTTGTAAAACAGGCCCGGAAAATATCGCTGCCCGAGCCAGTTTTCCGACGTAAATTTCCCGGCCGCACCGGATCCATCAAAAACACTTTTGCACCATGCGGCCCTCTCATGCCACCCGGACCCGGGCACCGGGCAACAACCTCTTCACCTTGTACCACCCAATCAGAATTACCTGGAACCTGTCATGCCCCGCCAGAAAAAAGTCCCCGCCCCGTACCTCGCGACCGGCTTTCGCAATGTGGACGGCACGGGCGACAGCTCGGCCTGCACCCGCTGCCTCGACCTCCTCTCCGACATCCCGTTCTTTTCCTCAGTCAAGCAGGAGAGCTTCCGGATCGTTGCAGCAGGAAAGCCGCCGCTCGTGCTCGACGCCGGCTGCGGCGCGGGAAAAGATCTCGCGGCACTTGCCGGGCTCCTGCCAAAAAAAAGCCGGGTCGTGGGTTTTGACGCGAGCGAAGCGCTCCTTACAACCGCTGCGGAACGGACCGCACCCTGTCGGGACCGGTGCGATCTGGTCCGCGGCGATCTCCTCCGGCTCCCGTTTGCCACCGGCACGTTCGGCGCCTGCCGGATCGACCGGGTCCTCCAGCACATCCACAACCCGGCTCACGTGGTAGAAGAGCTCGTCAGGGTGCTCGCCCCGGGCGGCACGCTCGTTGCCTTCGACAATGACTGGGACACGCTCTCGATCAGCCTGGGAGATGAGGATAAATCGGCCCGGATCACCCGGTCGTGGAGCGACAGCTTCGCTTCGGGCCGGGTGGGAAAAGACCTTGCCGGGATCTTCCGGGACGCCGGCCTTGCCCGGGTTTCGGCCGAGCCGCGGACGCTTGACCTTCCCGACCTTTCGCTCGCGGAAAAAGTCTTCGATCTCCCGTCGCTCTTTTCCCGGATGCGGGATGCCGGGATCTTCTCCGACAAAAAGATCGCGGCAATCCGGGAGGAACTTTCCGGCCAGGCCCGGGCCGGCACGTTCACATCAGGTTATACCGGCTGGCTGGTCATGGGAAAGAAACCGGAGTAACCGGCGAGCCTGGTTTCCGTGAACCCTTTCGGGTATGCTGCTGCACGGGCGATAAAAAGAGAGTTATTGGATTTTTAAGGAATTTCGTCCCCGGGATCCGGTATGAGAGGATATTATCCACGGATCCTGATAGTACGGTCCTGTTGTCCCGCATGTCCTGTTGCTGGAGGAACCATCAACGGTAGTGACCACTGTGCATCGGGGTTTTTACGTAGGGGGTCATCGCCCGTCTGTTCCCGTATCAGTGTATCTTTTTCGTTAAAGCGCACTTGTTGCCTTTACCTATCTTCTATGACTTGCTTCAACCAAATCCCAGAATCTCCGGGTCTGACGTTCTCAAATCCATTAACCATTACCTCCCGTTCCTGCAAAGATTCGCCCTAAAAAAATTCGTCCCCGGTGCCTTTGTGAGGTAAAGACAGATATGCGTGGAATTACGGCAGTCCTGTCCGGATCATAATAGATCCTGCATGACACGGATACCTGGGGTGGGCAGGGATTATTGTATCACGTCGAAACTATAACCCGGGGGACTATCGTTTGTGGCTATCGGGGCCTCTGCCGGATAAATTTTCAGTGTGGCTGAATGAGATTCCCCCTCACTTTTTTCGGGTCTGGCGTTTTTTAGGGTTCTTTGTGCTTTTTGGAGATTATCAGCTACATTCCATCACCGCCCGTAGCCGGTCCCGCACGGGGAAATTCACGAATGCCGTAGCATCTGCTGAAAATTTTCATGATCCTGCCCTCCCGGTTTTTTTATACCATTTTGTCATGCCTGGCGTTCTTCAATGGTCTTTAGGATCCCTGCAATATCCCGGACATGGTTTTGACAATGCCTGCAATCAGGTTGTTTGAGGTACCCCAGATCCCGCTGGATCCTGGCGATCTCGTGTGAGGTGACAAGATACCACCTGGTAGGCAGAGTCCTGTCGGGCACTTCCCGGTTCGTATCATGACGGGTCATAGTTACCACCGTCCGAATTTTGTGCAACCAGCCGGGACAAATACCGGTACACCCAGGTAAAGGCAAAGAGTCCCCCGGCTATTTCCCCGGCCACCAGGCCCCACCAGATCCCGGTCTCGCCCATACCAAAGATGAACGTGAACAGGTATGCAAAGAGAATGGCAAACACCAGGCTTCGCAGGATCGTCAGGAACAGCGAGGTTGGCCCTTTTCCCACACCCTGGAGGACGGAAGACGAGATAAGTCCCAGCGGCACAAAGGGATAGAACAGGCACATCACCTGGATAAATGCAGCAATGGTCGGATAGAGATGCACCCCTTCCTGAGAATACGAGAATATCGCAGCGATCTGGTAGGCAAATACCCAGGTGATCGCGCTTACGCAGAGTGCCATCAGGACCCCGAACAGGATCGCGAACCGGTGAGTTTCCCGGATCCGGTCAATATGCCGGGCCCCGTACGCTGCACCGACTACCGAAACAACTGCGGTTCCGGTCGCAACGACCGGGACGATCCCAAACGATACGACCCGAAAGCCGACCGAAAAGACTGCAACCGCATCGGTGTTTGCTACGAGAACCAGCATCAGGTTAAGGACAATGCTTAAGATCGACAACGCAAGATATTCGACACTGGCCGGAATCCCGACGGTCAGGATGTCCTGTGCCGCACTCCGGCACGGTGCAAAGATCCGCCAGGAGAGGCAGACGTACAGGTTTCTTTTGACAAAGAACCAGTACAGGAGAACCACGGTAACGGCTGCAAGGGAGATGACCGTTCCCCAGGCAGCGCCTGCAATCCCGAGGCCCAGGCCGTAGATGAGGATCGGGTCGAGGATAATATTCAGGATGGATGCTGCGATCATGGCGTACATCGTCCTTCTGGCATCGCCCTCCGCCCGCAGGATCCCATACGCAGCGTTGACAAAGATGATAAAAAACGTGCCGCCGAAGATGACCTGCCCGTACGATGCAGCAAGACCCGCAGTTGTCCCGGCACCAAACAGGATCGCGATGGGCTCTGCAAAAATAACAAGGGGGATCGTGAGGACGAGGGAAATAAAGACCGCAATAACAATCCCGTGAAGGGCAGTATTGCTCGCACCGTTCCGATCGCCGGCACCGATCTTCCGGGCAATCGCCGAAGTCGCACCTGCCCCTATACCTGTGCCCAGGCCGAGAAGGATCATAAACATGG contains the following coding sequences:
- a CDS encoding methyltransferase domain-containing protein; its protein translation is MPRQKKVPAPYLATGFRNVDGTGDSSACTRCLDLLSDIPFFSSVKQESFRIVAAGKPPLVLDAGCGAGKDLAALAGLLPKKSRVVGFDASEALLTTAAERTAPCRDRCDLVRGDLLRLPFATGTFGACRIDRVLQHIHNPAHVVEELVRVLAPGGTLVAFDNDWDTLSISLGDEDKSARITRSWSDSFASGRVGKDLAGIFRDAGLARVSAEPRTLDLPDLSLAEKVFDLPSLFSRMRDAGIFSDKKIAAIREELSGQARAGTFTSGYTGWLVMGKKPE
- a CDS encoding MATE family efflux transporter yields the protein MFTSFFQHKKNDPVTGCATGTTEGVGILTGNPKKAIISLSAPLIIAMLLMSSYNVVNAIWVAGLGSDALAAVGFISPMFMILLGLGTGIGAGATSAIARKIGAGDRNGASNTALHGIVIAVFISLVLTIPLVIFAEPIAILFGAGTTAGLAASYGQVIFGGTFFIIFVNAAYGILRAEGDARRTMYAMIAASILNIILDPILIYGLGLGIAGAAWGTVISLAAVTVVLLYWFFVKRNLYVCLSWRIFAPCRSAAQDILTVGIPASVEYLALSILSIVLNLMLVLVANTDAVAVFSVGFRVVSFGIVPVVATGTAVVSVVGAAYGARHIDRIRETHRFAILFGVLMALCVSAITWVFAYQIAAIFSYSQEGVHLYPTIAAFIQVMCLFYPFVPLGLISSSVLQGVGKGPTSLFLTILRSLVFAILFAYLFTFIFGMGETGIWWGLVAGEIAGGLFAFTWVYRYLSRLVAQNSDGGNYDPS
- a CDS encoding RPA family protein, encoding MSANPSEMGGGRREGSFEREPARRVFAAELRECRYQFKDGTDEKSPTFVLLPTGERSNRIFIVGTLTEKTRQGEQNVFYRGRVIDPTGTFFVMAGSYQPEAMQQLAKIEAPAFVAVIGKPNLYQKPDGSYLVSVRVESITVVDKDTRDLWTLDAAERTLDRLDALREGTSPDIVKAKEQYPIVDPVVYRKMVYDALAQIKM